A window of Pseudoalteromonas sp. MEBiC 03607 genomic DNA:
CACCACTACCCGTTACCGATACGCGAATTTTTACCGGCACTTCTAAACCTGGTTCTACCGCTTTTAGCTTGGCAGTGAGATCGGTATTTGGATTGCGCTCCCAACTGGTACTGAGCTCGCAGCGACCTGCCGTTTCTGGTGGAAAGTTATTGTTCGGCCCAGACCAGACTTTCTGATCGCCAAGCCACACTTGCATGTAGTCATCCCATTTGGCGTACTCAAGAACGGCTGAGGTAATCGCATCGGGGTTCACGACTTTGAGTGTGATGGCCTGTTCAAACACTTTACAACGGCCACTCCAGTAGTTGTCACCAATTCGTCCTATCCAAACTTCAAGACACCCCTCACCACAAGAGCGAAGGTTCATCGGTCCAGAAACATGCTCAATAATGCCTGCCGTGTAATCGTGAGTAATAGTGCAGCTGTTAACCGCTGTATTGAGCCTGTCACATTGCTGGTAATTTGGGCTGCCTTCACCTTGAGACTCACAGCCTGGGAAGCTTTGGGTTAATAGATTGGGGTCAGTTTGAACCGCATCAGTTAATGCCCAAAGGGGATCATTGACCATATCTGGCCGAGACCTGTCTTTGATTTGTTGTAGCGAACGAAACGCGTCACCCGTAGCGCCAATTTCGGATGCCATGCTCTCTTGGCGCTGCGTCCCCAATTGATTCATGCTGGCATCAGAGCCATAAACGCCCGTTAAGACATCCAATGAGCCCTGATCCATACCAGGGAAAAGCTCTTGCAAGTTAATGGACTCATTACCACTGCCATTCGGCACCGACAATGTATTGCCATTGAGTGCGGGCATCGTCCAGTTTTGCAGCAATTGCTTACCTTCTTGTTGTCCGCTTAGGCCGGATTGGCGCTGCACATCAGCGGCCACACCATGTAAGGGCAAGCACGCCATAGTGATTGATAAAATACCCGCTAACACTCGGGTAAAAAGTGTTGGTTTCATGGTTAACCTCCCGAGTTACAGCAATCTTGCCAGCGCCACAAAATGTAGAGCGCATCTTCTCCGGCACCGGGGATCGTTCGCCACTCTCCCCATTTCATGGTGCTTTCACCAATGACATGCGCACTTTCAGTTTCTGGTACAGGGAAGAACATACTCATCTTGTATTGGGATTTCGGCAGCATGGGTTCGATAACAGGTCGGCATAGCGCACTGTTCCCCATTGTTCGCCTTGCAAGACCACGCCTGTGTTGAGCTGCGATTGCACGCGCCGCTAAATGGCTGGTGTTTTCTGCTAATGAGCCAAAGGCTAAGGTATGGCCAGATAACGGATAGAGATGCCCCCAACTGCCAGCACACCAAAACAACTGGTCGATGGGTTTACCAAGCGTTGATGAGGCAGCGTCAGCGGTACAAGCAGATATAGCCAATGGATTGGCAACGGCAGCCGCTTCAGGCTGAGTAAAAAAGGCCAGTTCATCGTTCAGCCATGTTGGGTCCAATTCCGACAAATACATCAAGTCAAAGTCCATGTAACCATCGGCATTGCAATTGCCATCCATGAACAAATCGAGCATGACCAAAAGCGGAAAGGCGTAATAATGGTAATGGTAGAAAGCGAGATCACCGGTGTCGTATTCACCCTCGCCATGACCACCTTGCAGTCGTCTATCACCTAACGGTAAACGAATCCCTCCCAGGGAAGGCGAACAGCCCGGCGATCTGACCAGTTCAATCAGACGAGCTGGCTCCCACATGCTGGTAACAATACCTGGTCTTGGCACGCCTAAGTTGTCTTCACATAAGCAAAATGACTTGTTTGATGCGCCGCTTGGGACACTGCCTGAGCCAAGCGGAAGCCCTGCAACCCGGATAGGAAAAATGCATGACCAGCAAACATCCGTCAGCAACTTGCCCGACAATAAACCCGCGTCTGGGCAGGTCAGGTCGGCTTTAGCAGGAATAGATGCGCCCAGGACAAGCATGACAACGAGAGTCCGCAACCGACGATACGTATTATTGAGCTTTTTCATGAACAAGCTCCTTTGCTGGAATTTCTTCTATTTCAAACGCAAACCCCTTTGCTTGAACAAACGATGGGGTGACTTGCAGATCAAAGCGCTGCTTTAGCGAGGCATTGAGAAGGTAAACCGGACTATCCAATGTCTTTTCGAGCGCATTGAGGCGATTCCAGCCTTGGGCACGGTCGAGCTGCGTGGTGATAAGCGTAATGCGGCGCAGTGTCCTATCTTGCGTCTTAAGCCAATGCGCTACTGCGTCCACTTCCTCAGAGTTCGACGCATTAAACACCACGAGCTGCTGAGTAAATGGCAAGGCTTTGAGCGGGTTAATACGCGTTCCTGCTGGGATCAATGTTCGGCCATTAGCATCCAATAGTGGCCGCTGCATGACGATGGTTGGATCAACCATTCTTATCCGATACTGCGTGGCTTTGGGTAAGTCAGTAAATGTTTGGCGAGACCAGAAACGCTCAATGGCTTTTTTCTTTAACGCGCCGAGGTCAAGCGACTGTAAACGCTGCATCGCCACTTGCATCAAATCCGGTTCTAAAATCGAATGAATCGGACCGCGTTGACCCAATGAACCGCTATTGCCAGTTTCAATTTGTCGCTGCAACCAGTCCTTGCTGTAAACCCCTAGTGCACTTGCAGTCACCTTGTCATCGTCTATGCGGAAAATGGCAGGCACGCTAGTCACCCGCCAGTGCACAAAGGCTTTCGGATCGATTCGAACCTGAGGAACAGGATCAAGTCCCGCCATCAGGGTATGCCAATCACGGATAGCCGCCCCCAAGGTCTTTCCTTCAGGAATTCCCCGAAACAACACAATAGCGCCGGTAGCACTGGCCTCTTTAAATAGCTGCTTCAGTGACGAATCACCCAATGAGGACGACGCAAATATCAACCATTCATCGCTGTGTTTGAGCGACACAGGTTGTTCAACCGGTGCAAAAGGCTCAATAAATTCAGATGAGCCATCCACAGCACTTTGTAAAATGCTGCGGCTCATTTCGACGATCTTTTTGTCTTCGTCTGACAACGGATAAGGCTCTTGTGCCCAGGAAACTTGAACCCAAGACAATGGAGCAACCAACCAAAATAAGAGACATAGTCTTTGCATCATCTACCTCCTACCAAAGCGGCCAAGCGCGACCGACAATCTGCTCGCGCTTAACGGCATTCCAATAGCGGGAGTCGAAACTTGTTGCAGCCTCGCCGGAAAACCAATATTCGTTTTCTTGCAGCGTCAATGAGCGGCTAAATTCTGTTTCAGCCACACCAAGACGCTGGGCTAATGCCATGCCGGTAGAGACTTGAGCACCATTCACCAGCACATGCTCAGGAGTCACATTGACTTCATCCCCAGGCATCCCTGTTAGGCGTTTCAGCATACGAGTACCGTCGTTATATAACGGAGCAAGTCCTTTTGAGTGGAAGGCATACAAACCATCCTTAACGGGCTCTTTATTCCATAGGTCAATCAGGTACACCGTGGTATCAGGCAGGCAGCGCTCTTGCTGGGTATCAATACCTATTCGGTAGCGCATCATGGCGTAGGTGCCTACCAAGGCCATGATTAACGCAAGAACGGTCAACCGGATGAGGTATGGCCGCCAAGGCATTCTTTTACGGAGTATCTGCATGAGACACCTCCTTTGAGCCTACTGGCACGAATACAGAATCATCTGCACCCACCACCGCTTGGGCATCCAGCACGATAAAACCGGCTGCTTTTAACTTTTCAATTTGCTGATTGGTCTGAAACAACCTGGATTCGATGTCTTGTTCGCTGGCATTAGGACCCAGTGACAACACCGCCTCCCCAAAATCCACGACTGCAATGGGCGTACTTAACGCCAACTGGCTGTGGATGGGTTCGAGTGTTTTCATTAAGAGCCAACTGGTCATTAAACCGCTACCAGCAATAGACAAAGTAATAGAGGCCATAAATGGCCAAAGCGTGGTCTTATTCATAGCCTCGCTCCTTTAACAACTGGGAGATGGCATCAGCAACAGAAAGGCCTTTGCGCGTTAACTGCTTAATCGCGTTTACATCTTCTGCACGGGACGAGTACAACAGCTTGTGAAACGGATCGACGATGAGGCGGCCAATCCCGGTGCCCATCTCGGTAATAAAGAAAATTTCGGAATAGACACCCGTGACGGTATGAACCGTTTTCAGGTACTCATAACCGCCTTCACCTAATGGCAAACGGCCTTCTTTTTTGAGCGCGTTGATGGTTTCGGCTTTTTGGCCAAGCAGGTACATATTGGCCGAGTTTTCAGCGATGGCTTTTCCTGTAGGGCTGTCATACAAATCGTTGACCGACTGCGTTACCGTCACAGCACTGCCGCCATATTTTCGAAATCGACGGTAACCCGTTTCGATGAACTTACCGACATCACCTTGAGTCAGCAGATCCCAGGCTTCGTCAATGAACACAATCTTGCGACGATCCCGCTCACCTAAGTACATCTCTTGTTGGATTTGGTAGATAAGCTGAAGCAACACCACTTGTTGCAGGTGCTTGCGCCCCTTGAGCTCTTCTAACTCCAAAACGGTGAAACGGTTTTTGAAGCGAATATTGTTGTGGCCATTAAAGAAGCGGCCATATTCGCCCTGTGTCGTAAACGGATAGAGCTGCTCACCCACGTCCTGCACACGTCGGTCTTCATGATTTTTTAAAGCCTCTGCCACATCATCAACTAACATGGCACGACCTTTTTTCTCCCACAGCTCACGGGTCTGACGCTTTAGGTTGGCCATCTGAAAATCGGTTAATGACTGCGTAGGCGCGGCCATTGCGGCCAATAACCCAACCAAAACATCCGCTTCTTCGTCATAGTCCTCAACGATTTCAAACGGGTTTAAGCAAATGCCACTGTCCCGCCCGAACTGTAAGAACTCTCCGTCATAAACTTCACACAGTTTTTCATAGGAGCGGCCAACATCAATCACCCAGCATTGCCCGCCTTCAGATAAGTAGGAGGAGATGATTTCGTTCACCAGGAATGACTTACCCGAACCCGATTGCGCTGCTATGCAACAGTTGTAATTACTGCCCGAGTCATAAAGGGATACACTCATGATCTGGCCATTACGGGAAACAAAGTTAATCACCGGCGTGCCAGTGCCTTTCCAATCCGCAAACAAAGGCAAGAGAGGGATCACATGCCGTGTCGCCATGGTCTTGAATCGAAACAAGTCGTTCATCGCCTGGCGATCAGCACCAAATGGCAAGGCATTCAGGAAAATGGGCAAACAGAAGTACTTGTCTTCCATCAGCTCAAATCCGAGTTCTTTGAAATAGGTTCGAGCATTTGAAACAGAGCTGATCGACGCCTCTTCCGTCGGGGAAAACAGCGTTAAGGTCATATTTGCCCGAATGGGACGATCACCTTCCTGCAAGGCTTCAAAAAGAACATCAAACCCTTTTTTCTTGGCTGCAAGCACCGGCACAAACTTGAGCATCGGGCCATAGGCCTGATTGACCGCCCATTGACGCTTCGTCTCTAGACGAGATCGCATCGCCTCGGCTGAAGGAAAGTGAATGGTGACATTCAGTAAAAAGCTTCCGCGTAAACCGCGACTGCCCGTCATCATATCGCCCGCAAAACTTGCGGCATGACCAAACCAGATCCGCTCAGGCAAGCGCTTAAACGATAAGGTTTTAACTCGGTAATCACCCAGCATCAGACCTTGGCTATCCACCTTGATAGCTCGGTCATAATCCAACACTTGCTCTCGAAGTGGTTTATCTGCCTCGCTGCGAATTGGAGATGGATTACGCCAAGAAGCATCTTTTCCCCAGTTAAGCTGCGCACTTAATGCCGCGAGCCAGTTTCGGTCAGTCATCTCAGAGACGCGAAAACCAACCGTTGCCAGCGCTTGCGAGAAAGAAGCCCGAAGCGCGGATGCTCGACTCAACTCACGCTCCGTCGGTATAGGACTTTCCAAAGGCAATTTGCAGGTGACGATCAGTTGAAAGTTGCGTACCTGAGTCTGGGTCGATTCTTCTATCGGTTGAACCGTGCCCCCATCGAGGAAATCCGCACGTTTGCGTATCGACGCCCTAAGCAATGGATCGGATTGACGATGCCGTAAGCCCATCATGCGTTGAAGGTCGGTTTGAATATCAGGCGAGGCGTACAGGCCAAATTGCAGCAAAGTGTCTTTTGGCCAGTCGTTGTTGAGTAGAACATTAACCCTGTCTGCAACAGACTCATCACCACCGGGCAAGGGGTCACATAGAAAACCAAAGCCAACACTTTGGTCTTCCATGAAAAACAGTTGCTCATCGTCGGAATAGGCCAACACAGGCAATAGCTCAGAAGCTCGTTGCCCTGAATACAAAGAGGCTTTCATTAACGCCCCTCCAACCAAGCAGAAAGGTCATAAGGACGACCTCGGCTGATGCGACCATCATTGGCGACAATGAAAGGCACGCCTTGAATGCCCAGGATTTGAGCTGTCACCAAGGTACGCTGCATTGGTTCTAAGTTGCAGGCATCATCCTGTTCTAGGTTACCAATCCGGCCATTGAGCAATGCATCGGTGGCCGCTTTCTTGTCACGCGCACAGCCAAGCTGGCGAACCTGACGCTCTGAATCAGGACCAAGCACTGGCACAGGGAGAATTTGGAAGGTGTATTCTTTGGTTAGTGGTAAGGCTTGTTTCAAAAGCTCATGGCAATGCGGGCACCGAGGGTCAACAAAGACCACCACTTTCTTTTTGCCTTCACCCAGCGTCAGTGGATTTAAATCATCCATTTTTAAACCAAGACGACTTAAGTCCAGTGTGTTTCCCGCTTCTCGAATTTCTTCAAGGCTGGTAAGCGGCTTTTTAGACCAGGCATCATAGAGTGTGCCATCAATGACGAACCGGCCACTGTCTGACATGAAAACAATACGGCCATTACTTTCAACCGCTTTCATACCCGTGACAGGTAAAGAAACCATGCCGTCAATTTTGCCAACGGGCGACACTTCAGACACAGGTTCAGCTTGAACCAATGGAGACAGCGCAAGCGCCAGAATAATTGGAGATAGTTTTCGCATGAGGAGTCCTCGTTAATGTAAATCGAGGCTCCAGTCTATGCAGTTGTCCTATGTGGACTCGGTTAGATAGATTGAAGAAATCGCAATCTAACTAGGGGGCTTATAGCTCGTTGAGGTTTGTTATAAACGAATTACTCGGCGTTTGCGTTAACAAGCCAATCATCAAGCACTTGCTTTAATTTATCTAATTGCTCTTGATGTTTTGCTTGATTCTTTGCCAATTTGTTAATGTTCTGCAACTTCCAACGAATCGCTGGCAAGTCTGCTGCATTAGGATAGTCAAACAATGCCCAGTCAGGTTGCCCTCTTTTGAATGACATAAGGAAAGCATGATCCCTTTCTGTGAAATGTTTTTGCAGTTCAATTAACATCATGGGCCTAACAGAGGCTAAGTCTTCGCATTCAACTTTTTCAAAAGTCATTCCGTCAAATTCTGCCTGAAATTTCTCATTCAGAGGCTGCCAGTTTGGCGACATGACTTCATTAATGGGCCGAGGGTGACTTAATGTATAGGTTAAAAAACCCACCAAAATCTCTCTCGAAATCCCTTCACTGCCAAGTAACATACGCACATCAAATATGTCGCGAGGATGTTGGCGATCCATTGCAGCACACAATTTCCCACCATACAGATCGGGAAGACTGACTACCTGAATCTCAGCATAACCAAACTCGTTTTCAACAGACTCTTTAACTGGCATTATCTCTGCACTATGCAATGTACCTCTGGCGACGGGCGACACTTCAATTTTGATTGTCGCAACCGGACTTGATACAACGATTCTCAGTTCATCAGCTTTATTATCCTGAAATGCCGCTCGGATTTCTGGTTGAGTATTTATTCTGTCTGTAATCCGCTGCAATGCAGCTCTGACATTAACCAAAGCCTCATCTCTTGGTTCAAGTGGAAGATAAGCAAGATCAATATCTACAGATAACCGAGGAAAATCTCTCACAAATAAATTAATGGCGGTGCCACCTTTAAGTGCAAAAACCGTCTCTGTTGCTACCACAGGAAGCATTCTTATGAGCAAGGAAACCTGTTTGTAATATGGGCTATCTTTATCCATTATGTTGCTCACCTTTTTTGACGCTTAATATCTCTGGCACTGTGATTTGATATCGCTCATCAAAACGTCCTTTTTCGACAACCTGCCGCTTTCCTGCTCCCAATTTAATTCTTGTTTCATCTATGCGATTGACCCACTGGTGATCGTAGTATCGACCCAGAAATAGAAATATTCGGTTTGCCTGAACAGAACTGCTTCGTTCAAGAATATCTTGTACTTTTCTAGGGCTAAGATTGACTAAACCCTGAAATAATTCTGCGACATGCTCAAATGAAATCAGCTTCCCAATCCCGTCTACCACTTCATAGGCAGCAAGTTCTGCACAGCTGACAGTGAGTTCTTTCTCTTTAACCGTGATCCTTTTCAAATCTTTCTCGGGATTCACTTCAAGCTTATGGTTTCCACAGTAAAACCAATTCTGATAAGGGAATTCACGAAACCATTTTGGTAAGGACGACTTGTTTTTAACGCAAATCCAAACTTGCTCTTTGTTCAGCTGTAAATAGTGACTCAGTCCTTGGTGAGTTAAGCTGCTCAATCCAGCCAAATGAACTGAAACGCCCAATTGCACATCTAATGCTTGAATGGCATCAACCCAAGTTGGCTTCATATCGCCTTGCGCATTTGGACGATAGTACACACCAGAACTAAGCTTCTTCAGCCAACCGTTCTGCGCGTACTTCTGAGCCAACGAGTAGCTCACGCCGTTTTCAGTCAGCCATTGCTGAAGTACTAGCGCACCAGGAGAAGTATGAGCAACAAGCCAGTTTATCTTAGATGACATTTTAACACCAAAAGTATGAATATCACGAACAGTATAAACCATATAGTTTATTGTGACAGTGATTTTAACACTTTAGGTATTAATATACCAAATACTGTAAACCAAGCCCGCTAATGCGGCGTTGTTGAAATGAAAAGGTCTACACAACACCACCAATAACCCGATGTTGTGTAGACCTAGTTTGATTACCTTAAGTGAACTGCCTACTGTGGCTCACATTCAGGTGCCCAGTAAAACGGCGCTGATTGCTGGAACTGTTGTGCCAATGACTTCTTGAGTGCTAGCAACAACAGGTAAGGTTGCAGACATAACACTTTCAACGACGGTTGGCGTATTGTAGAGACCCATACCGCCACCAATGCCCAAGGCAAAAGCCATCAAGCTTTGGCGAGCGATACCGCCCACAATACCCACCAGAACCATGGCTCCCGCTACGATCCGTCCCAAAGTACCTTGGGTCCAATCTTTTAGGGTATCCCACACATCAGTGAAAGCATCACCACCGGTGCCCGCAAATGAGGGCTCCGAAATCATTAACGCCATTAAACCAAGCGCACCAATGGTCATTAGGCGCTGAGTTTGAATGGTGCGAACTGCATTTGTCATTCGTTAGTTTCTCCGTAGATACTCAAGTTATCGCGCTTACCATCAGCTCCCGCTGAGGCTGAATCGCTTTGAGTCTGAAGTGGACGTAGCACTGGCGAAACCGTTCGAGGTGCTGACACCCCAATATCCCACCGGCGCGGTTCAATTTCGGTAAACACGTAGCTGGATAAATTCAGATCTCCACGTTCATCCTCCCAAGGCGCAATCCAAATTCGCATCACCCTTGAAGGAATGCGAATAGGTGCAGACTGCTGCGTCTCAGGTAATGCTGGATGGCTCAGCAGTCCTGTCTCTAAATCAGATTGTGAATACCCAGAGGGAGAACCAATTCGAGTCGCCACAGCATCAATCGTCTTGGGTGCAGCGCCATTACTGGTAAGCTCATAGACTTCACGAGCGGATAAACAGCGCACACCGTCAGGCATACCTGGGCATCCATATTCACTACTCCCAAGACCCAATGAACTACAGCCAGACAATAAGGTTGAGCCGACTGCCAATAAAAGTAATCCAGCTTTAGACCACTGTTTTGACTGGTGCTTTGGGTTGTTCTGCATTGATGTCGTCATGGTTCACTCTCCTCTGGATACACATCTTATTGTCTGAAACGGACTTCGATCGGTTAGCAACATGCAGGATTTTTTCATCTTCTTGCACCTACCCCTTGTGAAGTGGCCAATGACAACGAGGCCCCACGAGTGACTATGACTTCAATTTTCCTTGCAGCGTCTACCTCTATGACTGGGAACATATTTTCAGCCATGTCCAAATAGAACTTGGCCACTCGATCCAATGCTTTACCTGTGCCTTTAATCGCAGCGCCTTGTAATGCTTCTTGGCTCATGACTTGCTGGTACAGCTGAGTATCACCGGCATTACCCGTCTGAATCGTTGGTACAGGATTCACATCAAATGCGCCAGCCAAGCCCTGAAGGAATCCGGCCATCATCGATTTGGCCACCAGCTGGCCTTGTTTCGACACTAATCGGCCACGAATACCGGCTTTGCCGTCTTCACCCACGGCATAAGAATCCAGTCGTGTTTCAATGACGCCACCATCTTCTCTCACACATGAAATGGTCTCGCCTCGCAAATAAGCACGCTCAGAGCTCAAATCACCGTAACCTGCGGCGATCAAGAAACACTCTTTGATATCCGCTCTAAATCGGTTAGGTAAAATGGCTTCCTTTTGAATCCTCAGCAATGCAGGAAAAGGTTCACGTCTTGCAGACTCGTGAGTAGGTGCGTCCAAACCCGTGATCAAAGTACCTGAGATGATGCTGCCCGCCGGTAGATACAAAGGCGGCGCTTCTTGCACTACAACTTCTGGCTCGACAACCACTTCAGGCTCAATCATACGAATCGTGATTGGCGGCAATGGAACATCCCGTGCTCGTGAACCTTGGCCACTGGCTGGCTGCTGATAGAGCGGATCTGGCAGCGGCGCATTGGCAAAATAGTCGTCTGGGTTAGACGGCAGTGGCTTTTCTTCTTTAGGTAATTCCATGGCAGATAAAGGCACTTCAAAACGGCTATTTGTGCCTTCAACTGCTGAATCACCTCCAGCGCGAACATCATCAAGCTCCGCTCGAAGGCGAGCCAACTCCGCATTAACCTCACTTGGTATTGAAGGCGAACCTGGGCTTAGCCGTCCTGAATCGACG
This region includes:
- a CDS encoding TraU family protein; amino-acid sequence: MKKLNNTYRRLRTLVVMLVLGASIPAKADLTCPDAGLLSGKLLTDVCWSCIFPIRVAGLPLGSGSVPSGASNKSFCLCEDNLGVPRPGIVTSMWEPARLIELVRSPGCSPSLGGIRLPLGDRRLQGGHGEGEYDTGDLAFYHYHYYAFPLLVMLDLFMDGNCNADGYMDFDLMYLSELDPTWLNDELAFFTQPEAAAVANPLAISACTADAASSTLGKPIDQLFWCAGSWGHLYPLSGHTLAFGSLAENTSHLAARAIAAQHRRGLARRTMGNSALCRPVIEPMLPKSQYKMSMFFPVPETESAHVIGESTMKWGEWRTIPGAGEDALYILWRWQDCCNSGG
- a CDS encoding TrbC family F-type conjugative pilus assembly protein; the encoded protein is MQRLCLLFWLVAPLSWVQVSWAQEPYPLSDEDKKIVEMSRSILQSAVDGSSEFIEPFAPVEQPVSLKHSDEWLIFASSSLGDSSLKQLFKEASATGAIVLFRGIPEGKTLGAAIRDWHTLMAGLDPVPQVRIDPKAFVHWRVTSVPAIFRIDDDKVTASALGVYSKDWLQRQIETGNSGSLGQRGPIHSILEPDLMQVAMQRLQSLDLGALKKKAIERFWSRQTFTDLPKATQYRIRMVDPTIVMQRPLLDANGRTLIPAGTRINPLKALPFTQQLVVFNASNSEEVDAVAHWLKTQDRTLRRITLITTQLDRAQGWNRLNALEKTLDSPVYLLNASLKQRFDLQVTPSFVQAKGFAFEIEEIPAKELVHEKAQ
- a CDS encoding S26 family signal peptidase — translated: MQILRKRMPWRPYLIRLTVLALIMALVGTYAMMRYRIGIDTQQERCLPDTTVYLIDLWNKEPVKDGLYAFHSKGLAPLYNDGTRMLKRLTGMPGDEVNVTPEHVLVNGAQVSTGMALAQRLGVAETEFSRSLTLQENEYWFSGEAATSFDSRYWNAVKREQIVGRAWPLW
- a CDS encoding plasmid-related protein, yielding MNKTTLWPFMASITLSIAGSGLMTSWLLMKTLEPIHSQLALSTPIAVVDFGEAVLSLGPNASEQDIESRLFQTNQQIEKLKAAGFIVLDAQAVVGADDSVFVPVGSKEVSHADTP
- the traC gene encoding type IV secretion system protein TraC: MKASLYSGQRASELLPVLAYSDDEQLFFMEDQSVGFGFLCDPLPGGDESVADRVNVLLNNDWPKDTLLQFGLYASPDIQTDLQRMMGLRHRQSDPLLRASIRKRADFLDGGTVQPIEESTQTQVRNFQLIVTCKLPLESPIPTERELSRASALRASFSQALATVGFRVSEMTDRNWLAALSAQLNWGKDASWRNPSPIRSEADKPLREQVLDYDRAIKVDSQGLMLGDYRVKTLSFKRLPERIWFGHAASFAGDMMTGSRGLRGSFLLNVTIHFPSAEAMRSRLETKRQWAVNQAYGPMLKFVPVLAAKKKGFDVLFEALQEGDRPIRANMTLTLFSPTEEASISSVSNARTYFKELGFELMEDKYFCLPIFLNALPFGADRQAMNDLFRFKTMATRHVIPLLPLFADWKGTGTPVINFVSRNGQIMSVSLYDSGSNYNCCIAAQSGSGKSFLVNEIISSYLSEGGQCWVIDVGRSYEKLCEVYDGEFLQFGRDSGICLNPFEIVEDYDEEADVLVGLLAAMAAPTQSLTDFQMANLKRQTRELWEKKGRAMLVDDVAEALKNHEDRRVQDVGEQLYPFTTQGEYGRFFNGHNNIRFKNRFTVLELEELKGRKHLQQVVLLQLIYQIQQEMYLGERDRRKIVFIDEAWDLLTQGDVGKFIETGYRRFRKYGGSAVTVTQSVNDLYDSPTGKAIAENSANMYLLGQKAETINALKKEGRLPLGEGGYEYLKTVHTVTGVYSEIFFITEMGTGIGRLIVDPFHKLLYSSRAEDVNAIKQLTRKGLSVADAISQLLKERGYE
- a CDS encoding DsbC family protein — protein: MRKLSPIILALALSPLVQAEPVSEVSPVGKIDGMVSLPVTGMKAVESNGRIVFMSDSGRFVIDGTLYDAWSKKPLTSLEEIREAGNTLDLSRLGLKMDDLNPLTLGEGKKKVVVFVDPRCPHCHELLKQALPLTKEYTFQILPVPVLGPDSERQVRQLGCARDKKAATDALLNGRIGNLEQDDACNLEPMQRTLVTAQILGIQGVPFIVANDGRISRGRPYDLSAWLEGR
- a CDS encoding nucleotidyl transferase AbiEii/AbiGii toxin family protein — its product is MDKDSPYYKQVSLLIRMLPVVATETVFALKGGTAINLFVRDFPRLSVDIDLAYLPLEPRDEALVNVRAALQRITDRINTQPEIRAAFQDNKADELRIVVSSPVATIKIEVSPVARGTLHSAEIMPVKESVENEFGYAEIQVVSLPDLYGGKLCAAMDRQHPRDIFDVRMLLGSEGISREILVGFLTYTLSHPRPINEVMSPNWQPLNEKFQAEFDGMTFEKVECEDLASVRPMMLIELQKHFTERDHAFLMSFKRGQPDWALFDYPNAADLPAIRWKLQNINKLAKNQAKHQEQLDKLKQVLDDWLVNANAE
- a CDS encoding type IV toxin-antitoxin system AbiEi family antitoxin, whose translation is MSSKINWLVAHTSPGALVLQQWLTENGVSYSLAQKYAQNGWLKKLSSGVYYRPNAQGDMKPTWVDAIQALDVQLGVSVHLAGLSSLTHQGLSHYLQLNKEQVWICVKNKSSLPKWFREFPYQNWFYCGNHKLEVNPEKDLKRITVKEKELTVSCAELAAYEVVDGIGKLISFEHVAELFQGLVNLSPRKVQDILERSSSVQANRIFLFLGRYYDHQWVNRIDETRIKLGAGKRQVVEKGRFDERYQITVPEILSVKKGEQHNG
- the traA gene encoding TraA family conjugative transfer protein, which gives rise to MTNAVRTIQTQRLMTIGALGLMALMISEPSFAGTGGDAFTDVWDTLKDWTQGTLGRIVAGAMVLVGIVGGIARQSLMAFALGIGGGMGLYNTPTVVESVMSATLPVVASTQEVIGTTVPAISAVLLGT
- the traV gene encoding type IV conjugative transfer system lipoprotein TraV yields the protein MTTSMQNNPKHQSKQWSKAGLLLLAVGSTLLSGCSSLGLGSSEYGCPGMPDGVRCLSAREVYELTSNGAAPKTIDAVATRIGSPSGYSQSDLETGLLSHPALPETQQSAPIRIPSRVMRIWIAPWEDERGDLNLSSYVFTEIEPRRWDIGVSAPRTVSPVLRPLQTQSDSASAGADGKRDNLSIYGETNE
- a CDS encoding TraB/VirB10 family protein — its product is MKAQWEQMSPNMKRGLSVAGIAGGLILMVTVFSPNPDDGSSSRNRQETIRHILTDTNTRDVGVDSLAANVKLLSERNEQLRREVERLRRDVDSGRLSPGSPSIPSEVNAELARLRAELDDVRAGGDSAVEGTNSRFEVPLSAMELPKEEKPLPSNPDDYFANAPLPDPLYQQPASGQGSRARDVPLPPITIRMIEPEVVVEPEVVVQEAPPLYLPAGSIISGTLITGLDAPTHESARREPFPALLRIQKEAILPNRFRADIKECFLIAAGYGDLSSERAYLRGETISCVREDGGVIETRLDSYAVGEDGKAGIRGRLVSKQGQLVAKSMMAGFLQGLAGAFDVNPVPTIQTGNAGDTQLYQQVMSQEALQGAAIKGTGKALDRVAKFYLDMAENMFPVIEVDAARKIEVIVTRGASLSLATSQGVGARR